The Acinonyx jubatus isolate Ajub_Pintada_27869175 chromosome B3, VMU_Ajub_asm_v1.0, whole genome shotgun sequence genomic interval ACAGATGAATGAGAGCAGCCCACTATCAGCAATGACAAATAATTCCAGGGTATATGTTTCCATACAAGCAAGCTTAATCACAAGTGGAAGGTCACAAAATATATTGTCTATGACATTGGGACCACAGAAAGGCAAGTTTACTGTTAATACCATCTGGCTCATGGTGTGTATAAAACCAATTATCCATGAAAGTATCATAAACCCACTCAGCAGCCTGTGGCTCATGATTGTCCTGTAGTGCAGGGGTTTACATATGGCTACATATCTGTCAAAGGCCATAGCTATCAAAAGAGTCATCTCAGCACCCCCAAAGAAGTGCATAAAGAACATCTGAGTCATGCAGCCCCATATGGAGATGATCTTGTGTTCACTGAGTAAGTCTGTGATCATCTTGGGTGTGGTGACTGTGGAGAGACACATGTCCAAAAAAGAGAGGTTTCCAAGGAGGAAGTACATGGGAGAATGAAGGGTGGAACTAAATGTCACTGTGACCATAATGAGAACATTCCCCAACACAGTAGCACTGTAGATTAAGGAGAatgttacaaagaagaaaatctgaagtTCCCATTGTCCAGAAAATCCTAGTAAAATAAACTCAGTCACTACAGATCCATTTTTAAGATCCATTTACTTGATTCAGAAAGACTCCAGAAGTTCTTTTatacaaagagaataaaaaaaaaataaagccacattAGCACTGATGTTTTCCTATTTCTAATTGATGATAATAATTCATATTATGAGAACACATAATCTTAAATATATCGGCATCACTAtctataatttgaaattattttctgggTTATATCATTCTGAAATAATATTCTCATAGTTatgcagcaattaaaaagaatttgtaagaatggaagttttattttctattgttttatttgatCACATGATACTCTTATCAGTTGATCTTGACTCACTAATTTGCTCACTTGCAAAAATTGGATAAGTAGTtacattagtatttatttttccttttattatcacAATTTTCTGTCACCTCTTGAGATTATGTTAAAACAATATATAAGGGATATAGAATTCAGAAGATGAGGAAATTGTGTTGTCCTGTATCACTGAAGtcattttttaaggttattctttatttctgaaataagtgaagaaagtgtacacacacacacacacacacacacacacacacacacacacacactcttagaG includes:
- the LOC106969819 gene encoding olfactory receptor 4L1 translates to MDLKNGSVVTEFILLGFSGQWELQIFFFVTFSLIYSATVLGNVLIMVTVTFSSTLHSPMYFLLGNLSFLDMCLSTVTTPKMITDLLSEHKIISIWGCMTQMFFMHFFGGAEMTLLIAMAFDRYVAICKPLHYRTIMSHRLLSGFMILSWIIGFIHTMSQMVLTVNLPFCGPNVIDNIFCDLPLVIKLACMETYTLELFVIADSGLLSFICFILLLVSYIVILISVQQKSSGGLSKALSTLSAHMIVVTLFFGPCIFIYAWPFNSFSGNKVLAVFYTVFTPLLNPIIYTLRNQKMKEAMRKLQFQNVIST